One window of Bactrocera tryoni isolate S06 chromosome 2, CSIRO_BtryS06_freeze2, whole genome shotgun sequence genomic DNA carries:
- the LOC120767676 gene encoding ficolin-1-like — MFRCTFIILLYCIIVFQIRFCYFQESSESSKPCACICDSAMQVGVVEDNLVDENPSTTEQAPVNRPLSCMEATAATSKSGVYKIQIPQLKLSSVDVYCDNDTDGGGWLVFQRRVTYEENFYRGWESYKNGFGNVSKNFWFGLEKLHVLTSSCEQEMYIKLRKRTNEAFYAKYTQFRIASESESYALKELGSYSGTAVT; from the exons ATGTTTCGCtgtacttttattattttgctgtATTGTATTATAGTTTTCCAGATCAGATTTTGCTACTTTCAGGAAAGTTCAGAATCAAGTAAACCGTGCGCTTGCATTTGCGATTCTGCTATGCAAGTCGGCGTTGTTGAAGATAATCTCGTTGACGAAAATCCTTCAACCACGGAACA GGCACCAGTAAACAGACCGCTAAGTTGTATGGAAGCAACAGCTGCAACCTCTAAGAGTGGTGTTTATAAAATTCAGATACCGCAGCTTAAACTCTCCAGTGTGGATGTGTATTGTGATAACGACACTGATGGCGGCGGATGGTTGGTTTTTCAACGGCGTGTAACTTATGAGGAGAATTTTTATAGAGGTTGGGAGAGCTACAAAAATGGATTTGGCAACGTTAGCAAAAACTTCTGGTTCggtttggaaaaattgcacgtGCTTACTAGTAGCTGCGAACAAGAgatgtatattaaattaagaaaaaggaCTAACGAagcattttatgcaaaatatacaCAGTTTCGTATTGCTTCCGAGTCAGAAAGCTATGCTTTAAAGGAATTGGGTAGCTATAGCGGCACTGCTG TAACCTGA